The Deltaproteobacteria bacterium genome contains the following window.
ATCCTGCAAGTCATGATCCTCATAGCTCTCTCCACGCCCGATGGCCCATCCGTAACTCTGGTCGTAGCCTTCGTCCCACCACCCGTCCAGGATGCTCAGGTTCAACACCCCGTTAGCTATAGCCTTCATGCCGCTCGTGCCGCAGGCTTCCATAGGCCTCCGGGGGGTGTTGAGCCACACATCACAGCCTGCAAGCATCATGCTAGCCACCTGAATATCGTAATCCTGAATGAACACGAACCTATGGCGAACTTCTTCTTCGTTTGCAAGGTGAATGATTTGCCTGATGAGCTCCTTGCCAGGGGCGTCATCGGGGTGGGCCTTGCCGGCCATAATGATCTGTACGGGTCGTTCGGAATCGGTCAGCAAGTTGATCAGCCGGTCTTCATCTTGCAGCATCAGGGCAGCCCGCTTGTACCGGGCAAAGCGACGGGCAAATCCGACGGTAAGTATCTCAGGGTTGAGCACTTGGGCTGCAGCGCTGAGTTCTCGGGCTGAGACGCCAGAGCTCTTGAGTTGGGTCTGCAACCTCCTTCTTGTAAAGGCGACCAGGCGCTCACGTCGCCTTTCATGGGTTCGCCACAGTTCCGAGTCGGGAATCTGCTCCACATGTTTCCACACCTTGTGGCTATCAGGATCTTCAACCCAGTTGGGGCCCAGGTATCGGTCAAGAAGTTCCGCCATGTCTCTCGATATCCACGAGGGAATGTGAATCCCATTAGTTATTGCGTGGATAGGAATATCTTCCACAGGATTCTTTGGCCAAATTTTCTGCCACATGTTGCGGGAGACCTTGGCATGTAGCCGGCTAACCCCGTTGGCATGGGCTGAGAGCCTCAAGGCCAGCACAGTCATACAAAAGGGCTCCTGATCGTTTGCAGGGTCCTGCCTGCCGAATCCCAAAAAGACCTTAAAGGCAATGCCAAGAGACTGCACATAGTCTCCAAAATAAGTGTGCATAAGATCTGGGGAAAACATGTCGTTTCCGGCCGGGACAGGCGTGTGGGTGGTAAAGGCATTTGTGGCAATTACGAACTCCCTTGCCGCATCAAAGGACAAGCCCTGCTCGTTTTTCAGGATGCGAATACGTTCCAGGGCAGAAAAGGCAGAGTGGCCTTCATTCATGTGATATGCGGAAGGTTCTATGCCCAGGGAGCGGAGGGCTTGAACGCCGCCAATACCCAGCACAATCTCCTGCCGGACCCGCATATCCAAGTCACCCCCATAGAGCCTGGAAGTGATGTAGCGATGTTCAGATCCGTTTCCCTTCAGGTTGGTATCGAGCAAGTACAGGGGAATCCGTCCCACCATGACGCGCCAAATCTGGATCTTGACTGACTCGCCTCGTATGGAGACCTCCACCGTGATCGGTTGGCCATGCTCATCCTTCATGAGAGTGATGGGCATGCTGGAAATATCGTTTTCAGGATAAGCTTCCTGCTGCCAGCCGTCGGCATTCAAGTATTGTTGGAAGAAACCCTCGTGGTAAAAAAGACCGACGCCCACTATGGGAAAATTCAGATCGCTGGCAGATTTAAGGTGATCACCGGCAAGGACACCCAAGCCCCCGGAGTAGATGCGTAAGCACGCGGCCAGACCGAATTCTGCCGAAAAATAGGCAACCTTAAATCCATCTGTGCCGTGAGCTTCGGAGAACGAGGGGGGGGCAGCAGAGAGATAACGTTCCAACTCCTCGTTGCAACGGTCCATCTGGGCCAAAAACCCCGCGTCCTCAGCTAATTCCCCTAACCGGTCCTGGCTAATGGCCCCTAGCATATAAACGGGATTGTGTCTGGAAAAATCCCAGAGATTTCCGTCCATGCGCCTGAAGAGATTGCCGATATCATGATGCCAGGTAAACCACAGATTGTGGGCGAGCTTCACTAGAGGCTGCAACCTATCTGGAAGTTTGGCAAGGACATTGTATCTGTAAATGGCCTTCATAAGCGGTCCTCTTTCTTGATAATGGCAGAAAGCTTGGCCTTCAGTTCAGAGAGGTCATATGACTTGACTACGTAATAGTCAGCGGCCACGGATTTGACGTCTTCTCTATAGGAATCGTAGGCTGTATTGAGAATAATCGGCAAATCCGGGTAGGTATTTCGCAGTTCCTGAAGCAGATCCAGTCCGTCACAATCTTCCATCCGGATATCCAGCACTACTGCAGACGGGCGGGCGGAAGCAATGAGTGCCAATACTTCCTTGCCCTCACCAGTTGTGATGACCTCGTAGCCTTCCTCGCCCAATTCCTCGGCACACAGTGCCCTAATGCTTTTTTCGTCATCAACAATTAGTATCTTGGCCATCCTGTCCCCCTTTCCTAACCCGGATAAACCGGAATTGAGAGATTTGAAATTGAGGAATTCAGGCCCGCCCGGACGCGACAGGAGTCCGAGAATGTCCCCGGAGGAATCCCCCGGTGTGGGCGGAAATCCATTAATTCCTAAATTCCTGCGATGTTTTCAAGCCGTCTAGGCGCAACCCCCAAATCCCTCAAATATTTCTGCCACAAAAAACACGAATTTCCAAGGGGCTAATCCGTTGCCAGAAGCACCCCTTCGATAAAAGGATCCAGGTTGCCATCTAACACATCGTTGACATTTCCCACCTCAAGCCCGATGCGATGATCCTTAACCATCTGGTACGGATGAAGCGTATACGATCTGATCTGGCTGCCCCAGGCAATGTCTCCCTTTTTCTGGTAGTCGGCCTGCCTTTCCGCGGCTCTTTTCTCTTCCTCGCGTTCGTACAACCGGGATCTTAGAACCTTCATGGCAATTGCTCTGTTTCGGTGCTGGGAAGATTCCTGCTGGCACTGCACCACAATACCCGTTGGCAGATGGATCAGGCGAACAGCAGAACTGGTCTTGTTAACATGCTGGCCGCCAGCCCCGCTGGCGCGGAATGTCTCAACGCGCAGATCATTTTCATCTATCTCAATGACTACTTCTTCATTGATCTCCGGATAGACCGAGACTGAAGCAAATGACGTATGTCTTTTTCTGTTGGTATCAAAGGGAGAGAGGCGCACCAGTCGATGAATTCCAACCTCGCCTTTGAGATACCCGTAGGCATAGAGGCCGTTGGCAATAAACGTCACGCTCTTGATTCCAGCCTCTTCCCCGGGCTGAAAATCCACGATTGTCGCACCGTATTTCTTCCGTTCGGCCCACCGAACATACATGCGAAAAAGCATCTCAGCCCAGTCCTGGGCATCGGTTCCTCCTGCACCCGCGTTGATGGAAACAATGGCATTGTTCTCATCATCCTTGCCGTGGAGCATCCGGGCAAGCGCCATCTGGTCAACAGACTCTCTCACAGCCTCAACCGTTGCCGACACTTCCCCAATAGCTGTTTTGTCATCCTCTTCTAATGCCAGGACCAGAAGAATTGCAGCATCTTCAAGTTCATGACCCAGCTTTTGCCAGCCAGTAACGGCTTCAGACAAAGCTGTTCTCTCCTTCAGAATCTCCTTTGTTTTTTCTGGCGCATCCCAAAACCCGTTTTTGGATATGACAGCTTCAATCTCACCAAGTCGTTCTTGTTTCTTATCTATGTCAAAGATAACCCCTAAGCTGCTCTAGTCTGTTCTGGAGAGATTCGATTTCGCCCTTTAGTTCTAGTGACATGATAATACCTCCTCTGATAAAATCGTTTCGCGATTTTATGAAATGCGGTTTTGCGGCTTCTGAATGAGAATTCCCATCCAGGCTGCCAGACCGACCAAAACACAGCCTATCGCAAAAAAACTGCCATAACGCACATACACGGTCTTTTCGTCCATCATCGGCAGTAAGCGTGTTCGAGCGGCCTCTTCGAACAACGGCGTTTGATCAAGAACCCTACCTACCGGATCGATGAAGGCGCTGATCCCTGTATTGGCTGCCCTGCCGACAGCTCGACGGGTTTCAACTGCCCGAAACACGATCATGGAAAGGTGCTGGTAAGGAGCGCTTGACGTGCCAAACCAGGCATCGTTTGTGATGTTGATCAGAAGTTGAGCGCCGTTTCGCACCATTGTCCGGGAAAGTTCGGCAAAAATGACCTCAAAGCAGATCAATACGCCCAGTTTTTGACCATTTAAGGAAAGCACCTGACCCTCCTTGCCCGGTTCAAAATTCCCGACAGCTTCCACGATCTTTCCCAGGAACGGGAAAAACCTTTTCAGTGGCACGTATTCCCCATAGGGCACCAGGTGCACCTTGTCATATTTGCCCAAGACGTCGCCAGTCGGACCAAGCAAGTAGGCGCTGTTATGATAGCAAACCCCTTGCCCCTCTGTGCGAAAAGAAGGGCTGCCCAGAACAAAACAGACTTTTGAGGTACGAACCAACTCCACGACCTGATTCGTAAGAGTCTCGTCGTACAAGAAGTAAAATGGAAGAGCAGTTTCCGGCCAAACCACTAAATCTGGATTGCTTTCCAATACTCCAAGAGATAGCCTCTCGTAGCGCTTCAGGGTTTCACCTTGAAACGACTCGACCCATTTCTTAGACTGGTCAATGTTGCCCTGAACCAGGGCCACAGCTCGTTTGGGCGCTGCTCCGGCAAGCCTTTCGACTTCCGGAATACGCCAATGGCCGTAAGAAATGAAACCGGTCATTACGACGCTTACGGCTAACACCGGCTTCCACGAAATGGTTCCTTTGTGACTGATTGCATTGCCTAATTCAAAGAGCGCGGTATTGACGGCCACGATTAGGGCTGACAATCCGTATACACCTAATATATCCGAAATCTGGATGAGTTGCAACCAGTTGTATTGCGAGTACCCCAGGTTTTCCCATGGAAAGCCTGACAGAACGAAGCCCCTGACATATTCAAGCCCTGCCCACAAGAAGGGGGCCGTCCACAGATACTTTGGCGAACGGCCTCTCAGTTGACTGGCAAACAAAGCAAAGACTGCAGGATAGAGACTCAGGTACATGGCAAGTAAGAGCAGTATGCTCCAGCACACCACAACAGGCAACCGGCCATAGGTTTCCATGACCCCTGCAATCCAGTACAGGAGGGTCACATAGTGAGCCAGACCCGTAAAAAATCCCAGCTTGAAGCTCTCGCGGGGAGACTTCGTTTTGATTGCACATAATAGGGGGACAAAGGCGATCCACGCCAGAAATCCCCAATCGATCTTCGGAAACGAGGCAGTGAGAAGCAGCCCTGAAGTTGCTGCCAGCATGGCATCGAACACAGAGACGCCAAAAATTCGTTTTCTTCTGAGCAAAGTTGTCATATTCGTAGGCGTTCACAGGTTCAGGGTTCACCGTTCAGGGTTACCTTTCTTTCGTTAGCCTTGCTCCTGGGACAGCTCAGATTTCGGTGAACCCATGAACCATTGAACCCGTGAACGGTTACTCATGTTCTGAATAGATACCTAACATAAATTTCGTTGATAACGGATCCAAAAGCATCTAGCATTTCACCATGGATATGGAAAGGACAGATTTGCCGAAGATACTTGTAATCCATCAAGGGGCGCTTGGAGACGTGGTCCTGAGCTTTCCTGCCCTTTCAGCCTTGAGACAAGAAAGGGGGGCGGCTTTGGCCCTTCTGTGCAACAATCAGATTGGCAAAATTGCCAAAAAGCTAAGAGTCGTGGACGCCCATTTCCCACTTGAAAGCGCCCGTTTCTGTCGGTTGTTTTCGTACGACTTGGGTCGTGAAATCAAAGATTTCATCAATCAATATGATACTGTTTTCTACATTGGTTTCTCAAAGGATCTGGAAAGTCACATCAAGCAGAATCATAGCGGGCAAACCTTTAGGGTGCCCCCTCGCCCCCCGGCAGGACACGAGACACATGTGGCCGCCCACATGATGACCCAAATGCAGGCCAGAGGGCTGTCGAAAAGCACTACAGATTTGGGACTATCCTCTTTGAACACGTCCTCAATGTTTTTCCAGAAGAAAAATCTGCCTCTGGAGCAAAAGAATCTGGTGATCATACATCCCGGCGCAGGGAGTCAAAGAAAACGCTGGCCTCTGGAGAACTTCATTGAATTTGCCTATGCTATGAGAGAGATGGATTTTGCAAAAGTGGTTTTTCTTATAGGTCCGTCAGAATTTGACCTTTTCTATGTTATTAAAAGCCGGGCACAAGGGCAATTTGAGGTACGTGGAGTCGAAGATCTCTCTACGGTGCTCTCTCTCACCAAGGCATGCAAGTGTTTCATCGGCAATGATTCAGGCCTGGCCCACCTTGCCGCTTTTGTGGGTGTTCCCACGGTGGCCCTTTTCGGTCCTTCCAACCCCAAGCGATGGGCGCCAGTGGGTCACGCCACAAAGGTTCTCAGGGGTGAAACAGCCTGTTCTCCCTGTTTTGAGGTAGCAAAGACAAACTGCGAAACCCCCCAATGTCTGGAGGGGGTGTCAGTGGAAATGGTAGTCGATGCTGTCAGAGAATTCGGGCTCATTTGAGAAGTTGCCTTGCAACATATTGTTATTTCTTACAATCCTGGTTGGAGGTTAGAGGTTGGAGGCAAGAAATCCGTGACCGCAGTTCCTTTTGCTCTAACCTCAAGCAAAGCGGTCATCAAACCTCCAACACCTACACGAATCGGGTCATAGAATCCCATGACCGTACTAACCGAGAATCCAGACAAAGATAATCTACTGGACAAATTCCTGGGCTCGGCCTTAGGGACCTTTGTTGGGGACGCCCTGGGCGAGCCTGTCGAGGGGTGGCCGCGCAGTGCGATCTATGGTCAATTTGGCCTCCTTGACAGCATGATCGGGGGAGAAGGACGCTACACGGATGATACCCAGATGATGATTGGGATACTGGAAACACTGGCAGAGAAAAGGGGCTTCGATCCCGCGATATGTGCCAGGAGATTTCGAGAAAACTTCGATCCCTGGCGTGGCTATGGCCGACGCATTTTCGGCGTGATGGAAAGAATCAGGCAGGGGATGCCCTGGGACCAGGTGGGCACAGACAGTTTCGGCAATGGCGCTGCCATGAGAATCGCCCCCATTGGTTGTCTTTACTACAGTGACTTGGAGGCCCTTAGAGAAAACGCCATCCTCAGCGCCCGCATCACCCACAAGCACCCGGAGGGACTGGCCGGCGCTGTGGCACAGGCCACGGCCGTGGGGCTTGCCCTTCAATGCGGCCTCTCAAATGAGCCTTTAGAGCCGCAAGACTTCTTGGATAGAATTTCGGCCCAAGTGATTGATATGGACAAGGGGTTTGCTGAATCCGTCGATCGAATCAAATCGATCGCAAAAGGTCCTATGCTTGAGGTGATTGAGGCCATTTCGGGTCAATATCGACTGGATCTTAGGGCTATTGAGTCCGTACCCGCAGCTATCGGGGCCTTTGCTTTGACCGATACCTTTCGGGAAGCGGTCGTCCTTGCCGTAAACCTGGGCAGGGATACGGACACCCTTGGCGCCATGGCAGGCGCTATTGCCGGCGCCTTTTACGGGTACGGCCGGATTCCGGAAGAATGGCTAAACTCCCTTGAAAACGGAACCAAAGGGCGGGATTATGTGATGAAGTGCGTAAGGCAGATGATCTTATAACATTTGTCAGGTTACATTTCCAACCGCCTGAATTCGCAACAACTACAATTATCCGTTGATTTCTTTTTGGTTTCCCTGATAATGAAGTGATTGTAGACTCCGAAAACATCATCTTAGTTCCTTGATTCTGAAATTCGTGCTTGTTGGGGCAGAATGTTCTTGTCGACCTAATCAATTTACAGAAAAGTCAAAATGTTAAACTCGAAATCCGAAGCACGTGCTTCGTGCTTCGGATTTCCGGTTTATCCGGGTTAGGATGAAGGCCTGTTGAACAATATGAAGCCCAAAATTGTGATCAAGAAAGAAGTTCTGTGCGCAGTTATCGCAAACTTAGTCTATGTCATAGCCGTTTTCTGCTCCGGGGCTTCAGCGAGTAACAACGGGGACCCAAGGCCCGCGGGCAAATCGAAACTGGACGTCCTTTTCGTTGTGGATAACTCGGGAAGCATGAAAAAAAACGATCCCGAGTTTATTATCAGAGAAGTTGTAACGAACTTCTTGAATGGTCTTACGGGTGAATCACGGATTGGAATGGTCATTTTTGACCAAGACGCCAGGCTTGTCGTTCCGCTTACCGATAGAGCGGCTTCTCAAGCCAGTGGATTATTTGTCAAAGGCCTCGATAAGGTGAATTATGCCGGGCAGTTCACGAACAGCCCGGCAGGCATAGAAAGGGCCATCTATGAACTCAAGGTGAACGGCAGAAACGAAGCCAAAAAAGTGATCATTTTCCTGACTGACGGCATAGTAGATACTGGAGACAAGCGCCAGGATATTGAAAGGGAAAAATGGCTGCGTGAGGATTTGGCAAGAGAGAGCAAAAAAGCAGGCATACGGATTTGTGGAATCGCATTCACGGAAAAGGCTGATGTCC
Protein-coding sequences here:
- the lnt gene encoding apolipoprotein N-acyltransferase; the protein is MTTLLRRKRIFGVSVFDAMLAATSGLLLTASFPKIDWGFLAWIAFVPLLCAIKTKSPRESFKLGFFTGLAHYVTLLYWIAGVMETYGRLPVVVCWSILLLLAMYLSLYPAVFALFASQLRGRSPKYLWTAPFLWAGLEYVRGFVLSGFPWENLGYSQYNWLQLIQISDILGVYGLSALIVAVNTALFELGNAISHKGTISWKPVLAVSVVMTGFISYGHWRIPEVERLAGAAPKRAVALVQGNIDQSKKWVESFQGETLKRYERLSLGVLESNPDLVVWPETALPFYFLYDETLTNQVVELVRTSKVCFVLGSPSFRTEGQGVCYHNSAYLLGPTGDVLGKYDKVHLVPYGEYVPLKRFFPFLGKIVEAVGNFEPGKEGQVLSLNGQKLGVLICFEVIFAELSRTMVRNGAQLLINITNDAWFGTSSAPYQHLSMIVFRAVETRRAVGRAANTGISAFIDPVGRVLDQTPLFEEAARTRLLPMMDEKTVYVRYGSFFAIGCVLVGLAAWMGILIQKPQNRIS
- a CDS encoding response regulator encodes the protein MAKILIVDDEKSIRALCAEELGEEGYEVITTGEGKEVLALIASARPSAVVLDIRMEDCDGLDLLQELRNTYPDLPIILNTAYDSYREDVKSVAADYYVVKSYDLSELKAKLSAIIKKEDRL
- the prfB gene encoding peptide chain release factor 2 (programmed frameshift) — translated: MSLELKGEIESLQNRLEQLRGYLDIDKKQERLGEIEAVISKNGFWDAPEKTKEILKERTALSEAVTGWQKLGHELEDAAILLVLALEEDDKTAIGEVSATVEAVRESVDQMALARMLHGKDDENNAIVSINAGAGGTDAQDWAEMLFRMYVRWAERKKYGATIVDFQPGEEAGIKSVTFIANGLYAYGYLKGEVGIHRLVRLSPFDTNRKRHTSFASVSVYPEINEEVVIEIDENDLRVETFRASGAGGQHVNKTSSAVRLIHLPTGIVVQCQQESSQHRNRAIAMKVLRSRLYEREEEKRAAERQADYQKKGDIAWGSQIRSYTLHPYQMVKDHRIGLEVGNVNDVLDGNLDPFIEGVLLATD
- a CDS encoding ADP-ribosylglycohydrolase family protein, which gives rise to MTVLTENPDKDNLLDKFLGSALGTFVGDALGEPVEGWPRSAIYGQFGLLDSMIGGEGRYTDDTQMMIGILETLAEKRGFDPAICARRFRENFDPWRGYGRRIFGVMERIRQGMPWDQVGTDSFGNGAAMRIAPIGCLYYSDLEALRENAILSARITHKHPEGLAGAVAQATAVGLALQCGLSNEPLEPQDFLDRISAQVIDMDKGFAESVDRIKSIAKGPMLEVIEAISGQYRLDLRAIESVPAAIGAFALTDTFREAVVLAVNLGRDTDTLGAMAGAIAGAFYGYGRIPEEWLNSLENGTKGRDYVMKCVRQMIL
- the glgP gene encoding alpha-glucan family phosphorylase, with translation MKAIYRYNVLAKLPDRLQPLVKLAHNLWFTWHHDIGNLFRRMDGNLWDFSRHNPVYMLGAISQDRLGELAEDAGFLAQMDRCNEELERYLSAAPPSFSEAHGTDGFKVAYFSAEFGLAACLRIYSGGLGVLAGDHLKSASDLNFPIVGVGLFYHEGFFQQYLNADGWQQEAYPENDISSMPITLMKDEHGQPITVEVSIRGESVKIQIWRVMVGRIPLYLLDTNLKGNGSEHRYITSRLYGGDLDMRVRQEIVLGIGGVQALRSLGIEPSAYHMNEGHSAFSALERIRILKNEQGLSFDAAREFVIATNAFTTHTPVPAGNDMFSPDLMHTYFGDYVQSLGIAFKVFLGFGRQDPANDQEPFCMTVLALRLSAHANGVSRLHAKVSRNMWQKIWPKNPVEDIPIHAITNGIHIPSWISRDMAELLDRYLGPNWVEDPDSHKVWKHVEQIPDSELWRTHERRRERLVAFTRRRLQTQLKSSGVSARELSAAAQVLNPEILTVGFARRFARYKRAALMLQDEDRLINLLTDSERPVQIIMAGKAHPDDAPGKELIRQIIHLANEEEVRHRFVFIQDYDIQVASMMLAGCDVWLNTPRRPMEACGTSGMKAIANGVLNLSILDGWWDEGYDQSYGWAIGRGESYEDHDLQDEVESRDIFNLLEREITPLFYDRGLDNLPRGWLEKMKAAICHLCPIFNSHRMVQEYSDRFYVSASKRFMELSKDEMKGTKDLAVWRQNLLTSWDQIRINRVNVLDHAPVPVSGLLRIGADVFLNELQPDDVDVDVYFGPLSFEDEFTERENIQMKAVDSDGNGNHHFEGEIPCLQTGKYGFTIRIMPSRQKMETPYTTGLVIWANDEAIVTG
- a CDS encoding glycosyltransferase family 9 protein; translated protein: MPKILVIHQGALGDVVLSFPALSALRQERGAALALLCNNQIGKIAKKLRVVDAHFPLESARFCRLFSYDLGREIKDFINQYDTVFYIGFSKDLESHIKQNHSGQTFRVPPRPPAGHETHVAAHMMTQMQARGLSKSTTDLGLSSLNTSSMFFQKKNLPLEQKNLVIIHPGAGSQRKRWPLENFIEFAYAMREMDFAKVVFLIGPSEFDLFYVIKSRAQGQFEVRGVEDLSTVLSLTKACKCFIGNDSGLAHLAAFVGVPTVALFGPSNPKRWAPVGHATKVLRGETACSPCFEVAKTNCETPQCLEGVSVEMVVDAVREFGLI